The Allorhodopirellula heiligendammensis genome includes a window with the following:
- a CDS encoding DUF1588 domain-containing protein — protein sequence MCAHLLCPRLSCLLAATAICLVPCLSAYAESAADHEAFSPEAGVEFFQNYCIDCHEGDAGEGGLDLSSFESSKQIPLEIEKWNRIADRVAEQQMPPIDSDTPPMELRDAVVQWIRGTIHAAVCDDGVTPGRPMLRRLNRTEYANTIRDLLGIQFNAGHGLPEDGAGGEGFDNAAETLFISPIHAEKYLDAARAALTHAMSDPQDRKTILVAQPSAETTPQAAAEKVLENFLPRAFRRPVTSDEIQQYVELFQSAYVDDQSYELAIQFAIEAALVSPKFLFLWEQPHTGPEPILISHYEMASRLSYFLWASMPDAELTRLASQGKLHDEEVLAEQVARMVKSRIDDRGHRRDAKVRAFAESFVEQWLGTRAMGREFKPNEAVVGKLDSELLGGMQYEPVFFMEDLLADNRSLLNWIDSDFTYANNRLARHYKIEGTFREQPRRVDLPAGSHRGGALGMSAVLAVSSFSHRTSPVLRGKWIMETLLGTAPPPPPPNVPDLDEAGEPSGEKLSLRQRLELHRADPTCASCHAVMDPLGFGLENYDVLGRWRTEVDGIEIDSTGTLPDGTTFAGAAGLKEQLMQRKDAFIRHLTSKMLGYALARQLTNEDQCVVEAISQKLAEDDYRAQTLVLEIIKSVPFQFKSGQLVH from the coding sequence ATGTGTGCACATTTACTGTGTCCGCGACTCTCCTGCTTGCTTGCTGCGACCGCGATCTGCCTCGTGCCGTGTCTGTCAGCCTACGCGGAGTCCGCCGCTGACCACGAAGCCTTCAGCCCCGAGGCGGGCGTGGAATTTTTTCAAAACTACTGCATCGATTGCCACGAGGGCGACGCTGGGGAAGGGGGGCTGGATCTCAGTTCATTTGAGTCCTCGAAACAGATTCCTTTGGAAATCGAGAAGTGGAATCGAATTGCTGACCGGGTTGCTGAGCAGCAAATGCCACCGATCGATAGTGACACGCCACCGATGGAACTGCGCGATGCGGTCGTCCAATGGATTCGTGGAACGATTCATGCTGCGGTCTGCGACGACGGCGTCACGCCGGGCAGACCGATGCTGCGGCGGCTCAATCGGACCGAGTATGCCAACACGATTCGAGATTTGCTGGGGATCCAGTTCAACGCGGGACACGGGCTGCCCGAGGATGGTGCTGGTGGCGAAGGCTTCGACAACGCCGCCGAGACGCTGTTCATTTCCCCCATCCACGCGGAAAAATACTTGGATGCGGCGCGTGCCGCCCTTACTCACGCGATGAGCGATCCGCAAGATCGAAAAACGATCCTGGTCGCTCAGCCCTCGGCCGAAACGACTCCGCAAGCAGCAGCGGAAAAGGTCCTCGAGAATTTCCTGCCCCGTGCGTTCCGGCGCCCCGTGACGTCCGACGAAATCCAGCAATATGTTGAACTCTTTCAATCGGCCTACGTGGATGACCAATCCTACGAGCTAGCAATTCAGTTTGCGATTGAAGCGGCCCTGGTCTCGCCTAAGTTCCTATTTCTGTGGGAGCAACCACACACTGGACCTGAGCCGATTCTCATTTCACACTACGAAATGGCATCGCGACTTTCCTATTTCTTATGGGCCTCCATGCCCGATGCAGAATTGACCCGTCTGGCCAGTCAAGGCAAATTGCACGACGAAGAGGTACTGGCAGAACAAGTCGCACGGATGGTGAAAAGTCGCATTGACGATCGGGGTCATCGACGCGATGCGAAGGTTCGTGCGTTTGCTGAAAGTTTCGTCGAGCAGTGGTTGGGGACCCGGGCCATGGGCCGGGAGTTCAAACCGAACGAAGCAGTGGTCGGGAAACTTGACTCCGAACTCCTCGGAGGCATGCAGTATGAACCGGTGTTCTTCATGGAAGATCTCCTCGCTGACAATCGCTCGCTGCTGAACTGGATTGATTCTGACTTCACGTATGCCAACAACCGCTTGGCTCGACATTATAAAATCGAGGGCACGTTTCGCGAGCAGCCTCGCCGTGTTGACCTGCCGGCGGGAAGTCATCGTGGTGGTGCATTGGGAATGAGCGCCGTGCTTGCGGTTTCATCGTTTTCTCACCGGACCAGCCCGGTTCTCCGTGGCAAATGGATCATGGAAACGCTGCTGGGTACGGCACCGCCTCCACCACCACCCAACGTCCCCGACTTGGACGAGGCCGGGGAACCGAGCGGCGAAAAGCTGTCACTACGTCAACGCCTGGAATTACACCGTGCCGATCCGACCTGCGCCTCGTGTCATGCGGTGATGGACCCACTTGGTTTTGGACTGGAAAACTACGATGTGTTGGGGCGATGGCGAACGGAGGTCGATGGCATCGAGATTGACAGTACGGGCACGCTGCCCGATGGCACTACCTTCGCAGGCGCAGCGGGTTTAAAAGAACAGTTAATGCAGCGAAAAGACGCATTCATTCGGCACCTAACCAGCAAGATGCTAGGATATGCGCTGGCTCGACAGTTGACCAATGAAGACCAATGTGTTGTCGAAGCCATCAGCCAGAAACTCGCCGAGGACGACTACCGGGCCCAAACCTTGGTCCTCGAAATCATCAAGAGCGTGCCGTTCCAATTCAAGAGCGGCCAGTTAGTTCACTGA
- a CDS encoding potassium channel protein produces MFGLAVAFLVCQAVLIVMWVDVPALRERTVAAAQELPTDGAFSTDDSADLQQEVPINSARQDSAAATPTDQSAELESLQQAVLGPVSPSQILIERAAIGCMYLIWPLVIVESIYHMVIRPKTRGFAKMHAYSLLFCLCPSLRMCARSAEMGGRLWLPKWSWQRADRRLRRRLEQSFSVPMIGIALLIVPVLVVEFLLKEQVAKYAWLRVLLHIGTGVIWFAFAAEFILMISIAEKKFDYLRRHWVDLAIIVLPFFSFLRSLQAMRGTRLARLAKIPQLTKLARAYRLRGTVLRAFRALVILDVSARLFQSTPEKRLAQLRRKLVATQRESRMIRLMIVRIERQIPPPTPPNDTSTTAPSLEMDQSQTDPTAKDS; encoded by the coding sequence ATGTTTGGACTCGCTGTCGCGTTCCTCGTCTGCCAGGCGGTTTTGATCGTGATGTGGGTCGATGTGCCCGCGCTACGGGAGCGAACCGTGGCAGCAGCCCAGGAATTGCCCACCGACGGTGCTTTTTCGACTGACGACTCCGCGGATCTCCAGCAGGAAGTCCCCATCAACTCAGCCCGCCAAGACAGCGCGGCGGCAACGCCAACGGATCAATCGGCAGAGCTCGAGTCGCTGCAGCAAGCCGTACTCGGCCCTGTCTCGCCCTCTCAAATCTTGATTGAACGAGCGGCGATCGGGTGCATGTATTTGATTTGGCCGCTGGTGATTGTCGAATCGATCTATCACATGGTAATTCGACCCAAAACGAGGGGGTTTGCCAAAATGCATGCTTATTCGCTGCTGTTTTGCCTGTGTCCGTCGCTGCGGATGTGCGCGCGGAGCGCGGAAATGGGCGGTCGGCTGTGGCTACCAAAGTGGTCGTGGCAGCGTGCTGATCGCCGGTTGAGGCGACGTCTCGAGCAATCCTTCAGCGTGCCCATGATCGGTATCGCATTGTTGATCGTGCCCGTGTTGGTGGTGGAGTTTTTGCTGAAGGAACAAGTCGCGAAGTATGCTTGGCTGCGCGTGCTGCTACATATTGGAACGGGCGTCATTTGGTTCGCATTCGCTGCCGAATTTATTCTGATGATCTCGATTGCCGAGAAAAAATTCGACTATCTGCGCCGCCATTGGGTGGATCTGGCCATTATCGTGCTGCCTTTTTTCTCATTTTTGCGGTCATTGCAAGCCATGCGCGGTACCCGTTTGGCGCGTCTGGCGAAAATTCCGCAACTGACCAAGCTCGCCCGTGCCTACCGGCTGCGTGGCACCGTCCTGCGCGCTTTCCGGGCCCTCGTGATCCTCGATGTGTCGGCTCGCTTATTCCAATCGACGCCCGAAAAGCGACTGGCTCAACTACGCCGAAAATTGGTTGCCACCCAGCGTGAATCTCGCATGATCCGCTTGATGATCGTGCGAATCGAGCGTCAGATCCCGCCACCCACCCCCCCGAATGATACTTCCACGACAGCGCCGTCCCTTGAGATGGACCAATCCCAGACCGACCCAACGGCAAAGGATTCGTGA
- a CDS encoding alkaline phosphatase D family protein: protein MSSRQEINKSLRYEGGISRRWLLAYATTLSSVPLLGRTSWANSSPTFSSDPFTMGVASGDPDSTSVVLWTRLAPHPLEPDGGMPNEAVQVTWELSGDESFQNVIATGTTAATAQLGHSVHVEVDGLKPDRWYWYRFHAGDATSPVGRTRTFPLADVLPDQLTFAVTSCQNFEQGLYTGYEQMARDNVDLVYHLGDYIYEYEAGRNGKVRTHQGREIQSLADYRIRHAQYRSDPLLHGMHALCPWIVTWDDHETDNNYADAISEQEYVDPADFLVRRANAYQAYYEMMPLRRSCLPRGAEMQLYRRSQYGKLADFLVLDTRQYRSDQPNGDKKSTLNADALAKTQSMLGSTQRNWMYQQLISSQSTWNVLAQQVMMGLVDRKGDPTAPEYSMDQWPGYAYERMQLMQFLAERKISNPVVLTGDIHTSWVNELRVDDRRESDPLVATEFVATSLTSGGNGPKELKHLDQLLAANQCVKYHNAERGYIRCQVTPQTWRADYMITDDVLKPGGKTVAQESFVVESGCPAVQTA, encoded by the coding sequence ATGTCATCGCGCCAAGAAATCAACAAATCCCTGCGCTACGAAGGCGGGATCTCCCGTCGTTGGCTGCTCGCTTACGCCACCACGCTCAGCTCCGTTCCACTGCTCGGTCGCACCAGCTGGGCGAACAGTTCGCCCACGTTTTCGAGTGACCCGTTCACCATGGGCGTTGCCTCGGGTGACCCGGATTCCACCAGCGTGGTGCTGTGGACGCGACTGGCTCCACACCCGCTCGAACCCGATGGGGGGATGCCCAATGAAGCAGTCCAAGTCACGTGGGAACTGTCAGGTGACGAGTCATTTCAAAATGTCATCGCTACAGGCACGACCGCTGCTACTGCCCAACTGGGTCATTCCGTGCATGTAGAGGTCGACGGGCTGAAGCCGGATCGCTGGTACTGGTATCGATTCCACGCCGGCGACGCGACAAGCCCAGTCGGCCGGACGAGAACCTTCCCGCTCGCCGATGTCTTGCCCGACCAACTCACTTTTGCTGTCACGTCCTGTCAAAATTTCGAGCAGGGCCTGTACACCGGCTACGAACAGATGGCACGCGACAATGTCGATCTCGTGTACCACCTCGGTGACTACATTTACGAATACGAAGCAGGACGAAACGGAAAGGTTCGTACCCACCAAGGTAGAGAAATCCAATCACTCGCGGACTATCGTATTCGCCATGCGCAATACCGTTCAGACCCATTGCTGCACGGCATGCACGCACTGTGTCCCTGGATCGTGACGTGGGATGATCACGAGACTGACAACAACTATGCGGATGCCATCAGCGAACAGGAGTATGTCGACCCGGCTGATTTTTTGGTGCGACGGGCCAACGCATATCAAGCTTACTACGAGATGATGCCACTGCGTCGTAGCTGTCTGCCGCGCGGTGCCGAAATGCAACTATATCGGCGATCGCAGTACGGAAAACTCGCTGACTTCTTGGTACTCGACACCCGCCAATACCGAAGCGACCAACCCAACGGCGATAAAAAATCCACACTCAACGCGGACGCATTGGCAAAAACTCAATCCATGCTGGGGAGCACCCAGCGTAACTGGATGTACCAACAGCTCATCAGCTCCCAATCGACATGGAATGTGCTGGCTCAACAGGTGATGATGGGCTTGGTTGACCGCAAAGGTGACCCGACTGCGCCGGAGTACTCGATGGATCAGTGGCCGGGATATGCATACGAACGAATGCAACTAATGCAGTTTTTAGCCGAACGGAAAATCAGTAATCCGGTCGTACTCACTGGCGACATTCATACATCCTGGGTGAATGAATTACGCGTCGACGACCGTCGCGAATCTGACCCGCTCGTCGCGACGGAGTTCGTCGCGACATCACTGACCAGTGGCGGCAATGGCCCGAAAGAGCTCAAGCACCTCGACCAATTGCTCGCAGCCAACCAGTGTGTGAAATACCATAACGCCGAGCGAGGTTACATCCGCTGCCAAGTAACGCCGCAAACGTGGCGTGCGGACTACATGATTACTGATGACGTCCTGAAACCTGGCGGTAAAACCGTCGCTCAAGAGTCATTTGTTGTCGAGAGTGGCTGCCCTGCGGTTCAGACAGCATAA
- a CDS encoding 3'-5' exonuclease: MTQTNRDAVAHLIFDVESIADGELIAAVRYSGEKLSADEAIARYQAERFEQTGSTFIPHTFMVPISVVIAKVTADFRLLDIKSLDEPHFRPHVMTKHFWQGWEAYHMPQWVTFNGRSFDIPLMELAAFRFGLSIPKWFDDSGYKSRRNRFSTASHLDLQELLTNFSAARFNGGLNLAAQTLGKPGKMGLSGDQVQSYYDRGDLKAISDYCRCDVLDTYFVFLRSMVLTGRASLAQETELVDQAKEWIEGQAESCQACADYMDHWSEWTNPWRPDEDEALASATHPVDQA; this comes from the coding sequence ATGACCCAGACGAATCGTGACGCCGTCGCGCATTTAATTTTCGACGTCGAAAGTATTGCCGATGGAGAGTTGATCGCCGCTGTCCGGTACAGCGGCGAGAAACTGTCCGCTGACGAGGCAATCGCGCGTTACCAGGCCGAACGGTTCGAACAAACTGGATCCACGTTTATCCCGCACACTTTCATGGTCCCGATCTCGGTCGTGATCGCGAAAGTGACGGCGGACTTTCGGCTACTCGACATCAAATCGCTCGACGAGCCGCATTTTCGACCCCATGTGATGACGAAGCATTTCTGGCAGGGCTGGGAAGCCTATCACATGCCGCAATGGGTGACCTTCAATGGGCGTTCGTTTGATATTCCGCTGATGGAGTTGGCTGCGTTTCGATTCGGGCTGTCAATTCCTAAATGGTTCGACGATAGTGGTTACAAGTCTCGCCGGAATCGTTTCAGCACCGCTTCCCACTTGGACCTGCAAGAACTGCTGACCAACTTTTCCGCCGCCCGTTTTAACGGCGGCTTGAATCTCGCCGCCCAAACGCTTGGCAAGCCCGGCAAGATGGGGCTCAGCGGTGACCAGGTTCAATCCTACTATGATCGCGGCGATCTCAAGGCGATCAGCGACTATTGTCGTTGCGATGTCCTCGACACCTATTTCGTTTTCTTACGGAGCATGGTGCTGACGGGCCGCGCCAGCTTGGCTCAAGAAACCGAGCTCGTCGATCAAGCCAAAGAGTGGATTGAAGGCCAAGCCGAGAGCTGCCAAGCCTGTGCGGACTACATGGACCATTGGTCAGAATGGACCAACCCGTGGCGGCCAGATGAGGATGAAGCCCTCGCCTCTGCCACGCACCCGGTCGATCAAGCTTGA
- the larC gene encoding nickel pincer cofactor biosynthesis protein LarC, producing the protein MKTNLHFDCLSGISGDMTLAALIDIGVSPQLIRDGLASLNVADLKLHVDEVRKCGFRATYIRVEHPEQHAHRHLHHIEDMIAAAGGISESAKTLAIQIFRCIGEAEAKVHGCDLKKVHFHEVGAVDSIADIVGVSIAIDSLHVDQVTSSLIPTGTGSIVIDHGRVAIPAPATAEILTGIPLAFSEIESELTTPTGAAIIKTLASSFGPPSAMIPMRVGYGAGTRDLPGQANVLRLTLGQTHAREAGAEHIETDQVTLLETNVDDATAEQLADVAERLIAAGALDAWQTPCVMKKGRLACIISVLCHEADAPVMQNLLFEHTSTIGVRRQVLDRSKLARKAVEITTSYGLARGKVVTLPNGAQRFSLEDADARRLANLSGKSTREIHQDAEQSWRAGSAM; encoded by the coding sequence ATGAAAACCAATTTACATTTTGATTGCCTCAGCGGCATCAGTGGTGATATGACCCTGGCGGCTCTAATCGACATCGGGGTGTCACCGCAACTCATTCGCGACGGCTTGGCATCGCTCAATGTGGCGGATTTGAAACTGCACGTCGATGAGGTCCGGAAATGCGGATTTCGAGCGACATACATCCGCGTCGAGCATCCCGAACAGCACGCTCACCGCCACCTGCATCATATCGAGGATATGATCGCAGCGGCCGGCGGGATTTCGGAATCCGCTAAAACACTCGCGATACAGATTTTTCGCTGCATTGGCGAGGCCGAGGCGAAAGTACATGGCTGCGACCTGAAAAAAGTGCACTTCCACGAAGTCGGCGCCGTCGATTCCATTGCTGACATCGTGGGGGTCTCAATCGCGATTGACTCGCTGCATGTTGACCAAGTCACGTCTTCGCTGATCCCCACCGGCACTGGTTCGATCGTCATCGATCACGGCCGCGTCGCAATCCCCGCGCCGGCGACGGCTGAGATACTCACCGGCATCCCGCTGGCGTTCAGTGAGATTGAATCCGAATTGACCACACCCACCGGTGCCGCGATCATCAAAACGCTTGCCAGCTCGTTCGGACCTCCCTCCGCAATGATCCCAATGCGGGTTGGCTATGGCGCCGGAACTCGCGATCTGCCGGGGCAGGCTAACGTGTTGAGGTTAACCCTGGGCCAAACGCATGCTCGCGAAGCGGGAGCTGAGCATATCGAGACGGATCAGGTTACGCTGCTGGAAACGAATGTCGACGATGCGACCGCTGAACAGTTAGCCGACGTGGCCGAAAGGTTGATCGCCGCGGGTGCCCTGGACGCTTGGCAGACACCATGTGTGATGAAAAAAGGCCGTTTGGCATGCATCATCTCGGTGTTGTGCCATGAAGCGGATGCCCCCGTGATGCAGAATTTGTTGTTCGAGCATACCTCTACGATCGGTGTCCGCCGGCAAGTCCTCGATCGCTCGAAACTCGCCAGAAAAGCGGTTGAAATTACCACCAGCTATGGATTGGCACGGGGCAAGGTCGTCACGCTGCCGAACGGTGCTCAGCGTTTCTCGCTCGAAGACGCTGACGCTCGCCGCTTGGCCAACCTCAGTGGCAAGTCAACTCGCGAGATTCACCAAGACGCGGAACAGAGCTGGCGGGCCGGTTCGGCGATGTGA
- a CDS encoding NADP-dependent methylenetetrahydromethanopterin/methylenetetrahydrofolate dehydrogenase yields MSKKILLQLDVDSHPSSFDSVVAVDAGVDHLFRYPNVEASGVESLVHGAMFTRGGDDLANTAIFIGGNDVRAAEELFAAVQSAFFGPVRVSVMLDASGCNTTAAAAVASLTKHVSLAESTSVVLGGTGPVGRRVAHLLARQGAHVILASRSLDRAETACREIASTLGSSSAGKPRLEAAAPETPEAKMQVLSRADTIVACGAAGVELLSSSELNALENLRVAIDLNAVPPAGIGGIEAFDKAKRLRGDDEHSPLVYGPIGVGGLKMRTHKAAIAQLFQTNDAVLDADQIYELTLEQLS; encoded by the coding sequence CGTTTGACTCGGTCGTCGCGGTTGACGCGGGTGTTGACCATCTTTTCCGATATCCCAACGTCGAGGCTTCCGGCGTCGAGTCGCTCGTTCACGGGGCGATGTTTACTCGGGGCGGAGACGATTTGGCCAATACGGCGATCTTCATCGGCGGCAACGATGTGCGGGCTGCGGAGGAGCTATTCGCTGCGGTGCAAAGTGCATTCTTTGGCCCCGTCCGAGTTTCAGTGATGCTCGACGCGTCAGGATGCAATACCACCGCTGCCGCCGCGGTGGCGTCGCTGACCAAACATGTCTCGCTAGCGGAATCCACCAGCGTTGTGCTCGGCGGAACCGGGCCGGTTGGCCGCCGCGTCGCCCATCTGCTCGCTCGGCAAGGAGCACATGTAATCCTGGCGAGTCGCTCGCTCGATCGCGCGGAAACGGCCTGTCGTGAAATCGCATCAACTCTCGGCAGTTCGTCGGCGGGAAAACCGCGCCTGGAAGCGGCCGCGCCCGAAACGCCGGAGGCCAAAATGCAAGTCCTTAGCCGCGCTGATACGATCGTCGCCTGTGGTGCCGCCGGGGTCGAACTGCTGTCCAGCAGCGAGCTGAACGCACTGGAAAATCTCCGCGTCGCCATTGATCTCAATGCCGTGCCACCGGCGGGCATTGGCGGCATCGAAGCCTTCGACAAAGCCAAGCGGTTGCGAGGGGACGACGAACACTCGCCACTCGTCTACGGACCCATCGGCGTGGGCGGGCTGAAAATGCGGACACACAAGGCAGCCATCGCTCAACTTTTCCAAACCAATGACGCCGTCCTCGACGCTGATCAGATCTACGAACTGACCCTGGAACAACTCTCCTGA
- a CDS encoding DUF1552 domain-containing protein, giving the protein MASKVRMTFLDKQNLRRASLSRRTLLRGTGAALALPWLEAMMPRRAAAADSQSSDQSPIRMAALFVPNGVRQDKWTPEGTGRDFQLSSTLEPLADVQDQLLVLSNLWNQASNVGDGHYVKTSGFLTCTTINKSLGIDLNCNGQSMDQVAAAHAENLTPLPSLELGIDPVTTGVDTNVGYTRVYGSHIAWKGPTTPLARELNPHLVYERLLRSSRPTSRSSRRDALLLDQVIDDAHELSQSLGVADRRRMDEYLQSVRSIEKRLSRQKQTGAMAWSPRVPFDSLEAPPQDTPDQFPEHVRLMLDMMALAFQTDTTRICTFMFGNAVSGRSFAFLDGVSGGHHDTSHHQNSAEKLAQYELITRWHVQQYAYLLNKLRSMKEGEGTVLDNSMILFGSGLRDGNSHSPHNLPILLGGSGGGRIATGQHLSASPDTPLSNLYLAMLNAFGHPTKQFADSTGVLPGVLA; this is encoded by the coding sequence ATGGCAAGTAAAGTTCGCATGACGTTTCTTGATAAGCAAAATCTACGGCGCGCGTCGCTTTCGCGACGGACGTTGCTGCGGGGAACCGGTGCGGCCCTGGCACTGCCCTGGCTGGAAGCGATGATGCCACGGCGAGCCGCAGCCGCAGACTCTCAGAGCAGCGACCAATCGCCTATCCGCATGGCCGCACTCTTCGTTCCCAATGGGGTTCGTCAAGACAAATGGACCCCCGAGGGAACGGGACGCGACTTTCAGCTTTCATCCACGCTTGAGCCGCTCGCCGACGTGCAGGATCAGCTGTTGGTGCTTTCAAATCTGTGGAATCAAGCCAGTAATGTTGGCGACGGGCACTATGTCAAAACTTCGGGATTCCTAACCTGCACGACGATCAACAAATCGCTTGGCATCGACCTGAACTGCAATGGTCAATCGATGGATCAAGTCGCAGCGGCCCATGCCGAGAACTTGACACCACTGCCCTCCCTTGAGCTCGGAATCGACCCCGTGACGACAGGCGTCGATACCAACGTGGGATACACTCGCGTGTATGGATCTCATATCGCCTGGAAAGGTCCCACCACACCCCTTGCCCGTGAACTCAACCCACATCTTGTCTATGAACGCTTGCTGCGTTCGTCGAGACCCACCAGCCGTTCAAGTCGGCGTGATGCGTTGCTGTTGGACCAGGTCATCGATGACGCCCATGAACTTTCTCAAAGTCTTGGTGTAGCTGATCGGCGACGAATGGATGAATATTTGCAGTCAGTACGCAGTATCGAAAAACGGCTCTCGCGCCAGAAGCAGACCGGCGCGATGGCGTGGAGTCCACGCGTGCCGTTTGATTCGCTCGAGGCGCCTCCGCAGGATACTCCTGATCAGTTTCCCGAACATGTGCGATTGATGCTCGACATGATGGCGTTAGCCTTTCAGACCGATACCACACGGATCTGTACCTTCATGTTTGGCAATGCCGTCAGCGGCCGCAGTTTCGCGTTTCTAGACGGCGTATCAGGCGGTCACCACGATACGTCACATCACCAGAACTCCGCTGAGAAACTCGCCCAGTACGAGCTCATCACACGCTGGCACGTTCAGCAGTACGCCTATCTGCTGAATAAACTACGCAGCATGAAAGAGGGCGAAGGAACGGTACTAGACAATTCCATGATCTTGTTTGGCTCCGGTCTCCGAGATGGTAATAGCCATAGCCCCCATAACCTGCCGATTCTGCTGGGCGGAAGTGGCGGCGGACGCATCGCCACTGGCCAGCACTTATCCGCCAGCCCCGATACCCCGCTATCGAACCTTTACCTGGCCATGCTCAACGCATTTGGCCATCCGACAAAACAATTCGCCGACAGCACCGGAGTGTTGCCCGGTGTGCTGGCATAG
- a CDS encoding CNNM domain-containing protein, translating to MDYVLLLTYLSIAIGFSFLCSIAEAVLLSITPSYIAERRKDESQSAQRIISLKENIDRPLAAILSLNTIAHTVGAAGVGAQAAHMFGDKYVGVISAVLTLLILVLSEIIPKTIGALHWRRLAGVVAVFVRWLIVLMFPLVWLSEILTRWLAGNEKQTLVTRAEIEAVAQLGTNEGLLKESESRILKNLLRLESITVEDVMTPATVVISLEQSKTLSDVMDEVSALPVSRIPLYHQRRDAMTGFVLRSDLLTAIAAGDLDRALESFSREILSVHEDDSLTSVFDALLDARAHIAIVTDRFGGVEGIVTLEDVLETLLGLEIVDEQDETVDMQKLARERWKERLTKQGIQS from the coding sequence ATGGATTATGTTCTCCTCCTCACCTACCTATCCATTGCGATTGGTTTCTCATTTCTCTGTTCGATCGCCGAAGCCGTTCTGCTTTCGATCACGCCGAGCTACATCGCCGAACGTCGCAAGGACGAGTCACAATCGGCCCAGCGAATCATTTCATTGAAGGAGAATATTGACCGACCCCTCGCAGCGATTTTGAGTCTGAACACGATCGCGCACACCGTTGGAGCGGCGGGAGTGGGTGCGCAAGCAGCGCATATGTTCGGTGACAAGTATGTCGGGGTGATCAGTGCGGTATTGACGCTGTTGATACTGGTGCTCAGCGAAATCATCCCCAAAACGATTGGTGCATTGCACTGGCGACGGCTCGCGGGCGTCGTTGCGGTATTCGTTCGCTGGCTGATCGTGCTGATGTTCCCGCTGGTTTGGCTATCGGAGATTCTGACACGCTGGCTCGCCGGTAACGAAAAACAGACACTGGTCACGCGGGCCGAGATCGAGGCGGTGGCTCAGCTCGGGACGAACGAAGGTCTCCTGAAGGAGAGTGAGTCGCGCATTCTAAAGAATCTGCTGCGACTCGAATCCATCACCGTGGAAGATGTCATGACGCCAGCAACGGTCGTGATTTCGCTGGAGCAATCCAAAACGCTCTCCGACGTGATGGACGAAGTTTCAGCGCTGCCGGTCTCTCGGATCCCGCTTTATCACCAGCGTCGGGACGCAATGACTGGCTTTGTGCTGCGTAGCGATCTCCTGACGGCGATAGCAGCCGGCGATTTAGATCGGGCCCTGGAATCGTTTTCACGCGAAATTCTGTCTGTTCACGAGGATGATAGCCTCACGAGTGTCTTTGATGCACTGCTAGACGCCCGTGCCCACATCGCGATCGTGACCGATCGGTTTGGTGGTGTCGAAGGAATTGTCACGTTGGAGGACGTGCTGGAAACATTGCTCGGGCTCGAAATCGTCGACGAGCAGGACGAGACTGTCGACATGCAGAAGTTGGCCCGCGAGCGATGGAAAGAACGCTTGACGAAGCAGGGAATTCAGTCGTGA